One genomic region from Tigriopus californicus strain San Diego chromosome 4, Tcal_SD_v2.1, whole genome shotgun sequence encodes:
- the LOC131879178 gene encoding mediator of RNA polymerase II transcription subunit 4-like — MNATNPMAVGVTNGSKGVPSSSSSSDSTRELLLSLVDDMELVCREILENLISPKTKRMSSSDHQELVQLLMTKDEDLQKALKLAEEQGEIEKTMEDVRSEVDRQDESIKQLQKQFKEAETLLSTSIFQAKQKLKAIEKAQSSPVLSEDLIKYGHRISASNAVCAPPSWQQGDPRRPYPTDMEMRLGFLARPEAATERPPHLSRSNSLQPPSSSSHLPDFHSFASPSKPGGGAGPSSGGGGPGGFSWQGGEVGLIKDGAHHPIDTGNNTAKEDVEVMSTDSSSSSSTDSN, encoded by the exons ATGAACGCTACAAATCCCATGGCTGTGGGCGTGACCAATGGCAGCAAGGGCGTGCCTtcgtcctcctcatcctcagATTCGACTCGTGAACTCTTACTTTCCTTGGTGGATGATATGGAATTGGTATGTCG CGAGATCCTGGAGAACTTAATCAGTCCCAAAACGAAACGAATGTCTTCTTCCGACCATCAGGAACTGGTTCAACTCCTGATGACCAAGGATGAAGACCTGCAAAAAGCCTTAAAG TTGGCCGAAGAGCAAGGAGAGATTGAAAAGACAATGGAAGATGTGCGATCGGAAGTTGATCGACAGGATGAATCCATCAAACAATTGCAGAAACAATTCAAAGAAGCGGAAACCTTGTTG TCCACCTCTATCTTTCAAGCTAAACAAAAGTTAAAGGCCATCGAAAAGGCCCAGAGCTCACCCGTTCTCTCGGAAGACCTCATCAAGTACGGGCACCGAATCAGCGCTTCCAACGCCGTTTGCGCCCCACCCAGCTGGCAGCAAGGTGACCCACGAAGACCCTACCCAACCGACATGGAGATGCGGCTGGGCTTTCTGGCCCGCCCCGAGGCCGCTACCGAGCGCCCGCCTCATCTCTCGCGCTCCAACAGCCTCCAACCACCTTCGTCCTCGAGCCACTTGCCCGATTTTCATTCCTTCGCCTCGCCCTCTAAACCCGGGGGCGGGGCGGGACCTTCATCGGGAGGCGGTGGACCCGGTGGGTTTTCTTGGCAAGGTGGAGAAGTGGGATTGATCAAGGATGGTGCTCATCATCCCATTGACACGGGCAATAACACCGCCAAGGAAGATGTGGAGGTGATGTCCACAGACtcgtcttcatcttcctcGACGGACTCGAACTAA
- the LOC131879176 gene encoding ribonucleases P/MRP protein subunit POP1-like, with protein MDPHEPGPVPAQFPAEIQVGKFAAARIQEILALQHYIDQPRQGQLASQQVPRHLRRRAVSHHPNRLPRRLRDKHRQQKLKSDGQVAAKPTKRPSRRYRRRPQNLLDEYNRRQRTNVWLETHIWHAKRFAMVEKWGYKMADHPNDKHFRAAFRASAQSCLMWDRSYCNCWELKGPIETLMSQLRLLVGPDVSIEGSDLLGGLKEAHACVYQPGKYPLGVIGSVSFIWRPAETGKDHRTLWLWSHPSVYATLKSIFLNLFGLSRVESNEDTTLTDPPEKKLKKDVNASKMALRNVPFDRVPSYVDNQGIVTLNDLKDTLNRFRLVGPKVQMVLSRALQSSYIHEGQVNWREEVSKEEEQEQSEAWQEVSQHAPGEIQPRSVLSLITRDPRVLLPPKRDGIQFPELNVPTPCMFKAKSSIAKSMLWCSNIRDEVTQSKCPDHEINQKRSKNLVPGTPLALTEDESRVPVMLVQQPGTGQNHYGSGWDLVFPAGWGASMWMNLVFNGARVGGLREENHFLFERAELSELTRFPESEAGIHEANRVTEMLKTLHFRYPPDKRTNYLKLSVISPFAAPWPMLIRNYLDDDLARKKQTQDLDCSQFFVVRNPTTLKAIEDQLSHSAPMKYPSNEDLMALVPVKLEIIGKGTLGQFSMICCPNLNDSMDDPPQELAKEDKKLAARKALKEKHVQDKARLRKRWKDKKDRIVQMRAESTLNKTNPDEEAIERIKEEMCRLKEKREEESSTFNDKMNSLWLADATDAKNSSSRSIMGFVLEAGYSLHLGQVSGSGYVPLLALYEFSLTRGQQSRTHVLTRETNTNQYRWAKMTITHNKS; from the exons ATGGATCCCCATGAACCGGGTCCAGTGCCGGCTCAATTCCCGGCCGAAATCCAGGTCGGGAAATTCGCCGCGGCCCGCATCCAAGAAATTTTGGCCTTACAACATTATATTG ATCAACCGCGTCAAGGACAATTGGCCTCACAGCAAGTGCCTCGTCATCTTCGTCGTCGTGCCGTCAGTCACCATCCCAACCGATTACCCCGTCGCCTCCGTGACAAACACCGTCAACAGAAGCTCAAATCCGATGGCCAAGTGGCGGCCAAACCCACCAAACGACCTTCCCGTCGTTATCGTCGACGGCCTCAGAACCTTTTGGACGAGTACAATCGGCGACAGCGCACCAATGTGTGGCTGGAAACGCACATTTGGCACGCCAAACGGTTTGCCATGGTGGAAAAATGGGGCTACAAAATGGCCGATCATCCCAATGACAAACATTTCCGCGCGGCCTTTCGGGCCTCAGCGCAAAGTTGCCTCATGTGGGATCGATCTTATTGCAACTGCTGGGAACTCAAGGGTCCAATCGAGACTTTGATGAGTCAGTTAAGATTGTTAGTGGGACCAGATGTGTCTATTGAAGGGTCGGATCTATTAGGCGGATTGAAAGAAGCCCATGCTTGTGTTTATCAGCCCGGGAAATATCCTTTAGGAGTTATCGGGTCGGTTTCATTCATTTGGCGACCGGCCGAGACTGGAAAGGACCATCGTACCCTGTGGTTGTGGAGTCATCCGTCGGTTTATGCCACTTTAAAATCGATTTTCCTCAACCTATTCGGTCTCAGTCGGGTGGAATCGAATGAAGACACGACCCTGACCGACCCACCCGaaaagaagctcaagaaagaCGTGAATGCCTCTAAAATGGCCTTaagaaatgttccatttgatcGAGTCCCGTCCTATGTGGACAATCAGGGAATAGTGACTCTCAATGATCTCAAGGACACTTTGAACCGGTTTCGATTGGTTGGACCTAAagttcaaatggttttgagtCGTGCTCTCCAATCATCATATATTCATGAGGGCCAAGTGAATTGGCGAGAAGAAGTGTCAAAGGAAGAGGAGCAAGAGCAAAGCGAGGCGTGGCAAGAAGTTTCTCAACACGCCCCGGGAGAAATTCAACCCAGGAGTGTGCTGAGTCTGATCACACGAGATCCACGCGTTTTGTTGCCGCCCAAACGAGatggaattcaatttcccGAATTAA ACGTTCCAACCCCGTGCatgttcaaggccaaatcatCAATAGCCAAATCGATGCTATGGTGTTCGAATATTCGAGATGAGGTCACTCAATCCAAATGTCCGGACCATGAGATTAATCAAAAACGCTCTAAAAATCTCGTGCCCGGCACGCCTTTAGCCTTAACCGAGGACGAATCCCGGGTTCCAGTCATGCTCGTTCAACAACCGGGAACCGGGCAAAATCATTACGGATCCGGTTGGGACCTAGTTTTTCCTGCGGGATGGG GAGCGTCTATGTGGATGAATCTCGTTTTTAACGGAGCTCGAGTGGGAGGCCTTCGAGAAGAGAACCATTTCCTTTTCGAACGAGCCGAATTGAGTGAGTTGACACGATTTCCAGAATCGGAAGCCGGAATACACGAGGCTAATAGAGTAACGGAAATGTTGAAAACCCTTCATTTCAG GTATCCACCGGATAAAAGGACAAATTATCTCAAATTATCCGTAATTTCTCCATTTGCCGCTCCATGGCCGATGTTGATTCGCAATTACTTGGACGACGATTTGGCTcggaaaaaacaaacccaggATCTGGATTGCTCACAGTTCTTTGTTGTACGCAATCCAACAACCTTAAAGGCCATTGAAGACCAATTATCTCATTCTGCTCCCATGAAATATCCATCCAACGAGGATTTGATGGCCTTGGTACCCGTGAAGCTTGAGATCATTGGGAAAGGAACGTTAGGCCAGTTTAGCATGATTTGTTGTCCCAACCTAAATGATTCAATGGACGATCCACCCCAGGAGTTAGCCAAAGAAGACAAGAAATTAGCTGCCAGGAAGGCCTTGAAGGAAAAACACGTTCAAGACAAGGCCAGATTGAGGAAACGATGGAAAGACAAAAAGGATCGAATCGTTCAAATGCGGGCGGAAAGTACCTTGAACAAGACCAATCCGGATGAAGAAGCCATCGAGCGGATCAAGGAGGAGATGTGTCGCCTGAAAGAGAAACGTGAAGAAGAAAGCTCGACCTTCAACGACAAGATGAACTCTCTTTGGCTAGCTGATGCTACCGATGCGAAGAACTCGAGTTCGAGATCAATCATGGGATTCGTATTAGAAGCCGGCTACTCACTCCATCTAGGTCAAGTGAGCGGATCAGGTTATGTCCCACTTTTAGCTCTGTATGAGTTTTCACTCACTCGAGGTCAGCAGTCCAGGACCCATGTTCTAACTCGCGAAACCAACACCAATCAATATCGTTGGGCAAAGATGACCATTACGCATAATAAATCATGA
- the LOC131879000 gene encoding HAUS augmin-like complex subunit 4 isoform X2, with protein sequence MNNTDLDPLGRPSSLGGPVHAGWTALDQSEGLSGLNQALRARLEPASLLPARLARSSRKLEGEYQFQRMRYLRAKVGVIGLEQLWLNWAMGAEQETLTNEEYQALKYLKEGLSSTQISDYISLLSEDSVTRPLMGLDSEPKHGLAVIRPLGLDILPSESDLALKELRYERMKGVSEHIRNEKEMLAQFEDQTITDDITSRELKLLENMLKNLGILDTLGRRLKMGEQAYMDQVNIRYLSLKCKTLVFKVKCLELEILTSTYKSGSLPALKKIRNHLSESISQTNAEIQRVTSSLAQYTSAGSEFEEVVIEYVKVLEEIQGKKWALAELKNSS encoded by the exons ATGAACAATACTGATCTTGATCCTCTGG GTCGGCCTTCGAGCCTCGGCGGACCCGTTCATGCCGGGTGGACGGCCTTGGATCAATCCGAAGGCCTCTCGGGTTTGAATCAGGCTTTGCGGGCCCGCCTCGAGCCCGCCTCACTTTTGCCAGCACGTTTAGCCCGATCCAGCCGGAAATTGGAGGGCGAGTATCAATTTCAGCGAATGCGATACCTACGGGCCAAAGTGGGCGTGATAGGCTTGGAGCAGCTGTGGTTAAATTGGGCAATGGGGGCGGAACAAGAAACTCTGACCAATGAGGAGTATCAG GCTCTCAAGTATCTGAAAGAAGGACTGAGCTCGACTCAAATTTCGGATTATATATCTCTCTTATCTGAGGATTCTGTCACCCGACCTCTCATGGGTCTGGATTCTGAGCCCAAG CATGGCTTGGCCGTTATTCGGCCTTTGGGATTGGATATCTTGCCGAGCGAGTCAGACCTTGCTCTAAAAGAGCTGAGATATGAGCGGATGAAGGGTGTGTCTGAGCACATTCGGAATGAAAAAGAGATGTTGGCCCAATTTGAGGACCAGACCATTACCGATGATATCACGTCCAGGGAATTGAAGTTACTAGAGAACATGTTGAAGAACCTCGGGATATTGGACACTTTGGGTCGTCGATTGAAAATGGGCGAGCAGGCTTACATGGATCAAGTGAACATCCGATATCTGTCTTTGAAATGCAAGACCTTGGTCTTCAAAGTCAA ATGTTTGGAGCTGGAAATCCTGACCTCTACTTACAAATCCGGATCTTTACCGGCACTTAAGAAGATCAGAAATCACCTCAGCGAATCAATCTCGCAGACAAACGCAGAAATTCAACGCGTAACCTCCAGTTTGGCTCAATATACCTCGGCTGGTTCGGAATTCGAAGAGGTTGTTATTGAGTATGTCAAAGTTTTGGAAGAGATTCAGGGCAAGAAATGGGCGCTGGCCGAATTGAAGAATTCTTCTTAG
- the LOC131879000 gene encoding HAUS augmin-like complex subunit 4 isoform X1, producing the protein MNNTDLDPLGRPSSLGGPVHAGWTALDQSEGLSGLNQALRARLEPASLLPARLARSSRKLEGEYQFQRMRYLRAKVGVIGLEQLWLNWAMGAEQETLTNEEYQALKYLKEGLSSTQISDYISLLSEDSVTRPLMGLDSEPKVNWPIKVRAFIAQRWTDCLFQHGLAVIRPLGLDILPSESDLALKELRYERMKGVSEHIRNEKEMLAQFEDQTITDDITSRELKLLENMLKNLGILDTLGRRLKMGEQAYMDQVNIRYLSLKCKTLVFKVKCLELEILTSTYKSGSLPALKKIRNHLSESISQTNAEIQRVTSSLAQYTSAGSEFEEVVIEYVKVLEEIQGKKWALAELKNSS; encoded by the exons ATGAACAATACTGATCTTGATCCTCTGG GTCGGCCTTCGAGCCTCGGCGGACCCGTTCATGCCGGGTGGACGGCCTTGGATCAATCCGAAGGCCTCTCGGGTTTGAATCAGGCTTTGCGGGCCCGCCTCGAGCCCGCCTCACTTTTGCCAGCACGTTTAGCCCGATCCAGCCGGAAATTGGAGGGCGAGTATCAATTTCAGCGAATGCGATACCTACGGGCCAAAGTGGGCGTGATAGGCTTGGAGCAGCTGTGGTTAAATTGGGCAATGGGGGCGGAACAAGAAACTCTGACCAATGAGGAGTATCAG GCTCTCAAGTATCTGAAAGAAGGACTGAGCTCGACTCAAATTTCGGATTATATATCTCTCTTATCTGAGGATTCTGTCACCCGACCTCTCATGGGTCTGGATTCTGAGCCCAAGGTGAACTGGCCGATCAAAGTGCGGGCTTTTATCGCTCAAAGATGGACAGACTGCCTTTTCCAGCATGGCTTGGCCGTTATTCGGCCTTTGGGATTGGATATCTTGCCGAGCGAGTCAGACCTTGCTCTAAAAGAGCTGAGATATGAGCGGATGAAGGGTGTGTCTGAGCACATTCGGAATGAAAAAGAGATGTTGGCCCAATTTGAGGACCAGACCATTACCGATGATATCACGTCCAGGGAATTGAAGTTACTAGAGAACATGTTGAAGAACCTCGGGATATTGGACACTTTGGGTCGTCGATTGAAAATGGGCGAGCAGGCTTACATGGATCAAGTGAACATCCGATATCTGTCTTTGAAATGCAAGACCTTGGTCTTCAAAGTCAA ATGTTTGGAGCTGGAAATCCTGACCTCTACTTACAAATCCGGATCTTTACCGGCACTTAAGAAGATCAGAAATCACCTCAGCGAATCAATCTCGCAGACAAACGCAGAAATTCAACGCGTAACCTCCAGTTTGGCTCAATATACCTCGGCTGGTTCGGAATTCGAAGAGGTTGTTATTGAGTATGTCAAAGTTTTGGAAGAGATTCAGGGCAAGAAATGGGCGCTGGCCGAATTGAAGAATTCTTCTTAG
- the LOC131878999 gene encoding peroxisomal acyl-coenzyme A oxidase 3-like, which produces MANNPLACYRSKSKINYEALRMALYTEDLVQYKENIWRTLETDPVFAHSSKTPALEEQRKITFERVIQLLKHDFLSNEALMENPMRYPAYVSAIGMYDWSLLAKKSLMYEFCSSAIRGSGTKDQAQILEQFQKEQVIGCFCLTEVSHGSNTKAMRTTAKFDVPSQRFILNTPDFQAAKVWSGNLSKTATHAIVFAQLIPANGQSCGLHSFIVPIRDPKTLLPKPRVTIGDMGEKVGLNGLDNGFMIFDHYAIEKSCLLNKLGDVNPQGEYVSPFKDPNRRFGASLGALSSGRTGIMTMANANLHLAIVIAMRYSASRQQFGSNHQGEELSVLEYQAQHCRLMPILASAFVHHVLGMSFFQDFIDFNVLKLSKSEDPAILAAMGMEIHGISSAGKPLTSWTAQQALQECREACGGHGYLKCARLGDLRNDNDANCTYEGDNNVLLQQTSNWLSTLDPTSPSPLGSTSFLERKNELELGSFNFSQESPLNIEDILVVYQMLLTRLIKAFKEVNAKIFSTNGGDKFDARNRSQTFLGKTLSVAFIEHFALKRYHRWLKESQNDLDKLTTDALNNLGLLYGLVHVEQKTSSLLKCGILVRSKDVDRIHEDIIAICLALKNDAIVLTDVLAPSDFILNSSLANFNGDIYTDLEQAFTSDGQCFQRPEYWKNQVDFLRSKL; this is translated from the coding sequence ATGGCGAATAATCCTTTAGCGTGTTACCgttccaaatcaaaaatcaaCTATGAGGCCCTCCGAATGGCTTTATACACAGAGGACTTGGTTCAATACAAAGAGAATATTTGGCGAACTCTCGAGACTGATCCAGTTTTCGCCCATTCGAGTAAAACCCCTGCCTTAGAAGAACAGAGGAAGATCACTTTTGAGAGAGTGATTCAGCTCCTAAAACACGACTTCCTATCGAATGAAGCCCTAATGGAGAACCCTATGCGATATCCTGCCTACGTGTCCGCTATTGGGATGTATGATTGGTCTTTGCTTGCTAAGAAATCGTTGATGTACGAGTTCTGCTCATCAGCCATTAGAGGCTCTGGTACCAAAGATCAAGCACAGATTCTGGAGCAATTCCAGAAGGAGCAAGTCATTGGATGCTTTTGTCTGACCGAGGTTAGCCATGGATCTAACACCAAAGCAATGAGGACCACCGCCAAATTCGATGTGCCTTCGCAACGTTTCATCCTGAACACACCAGATTTCCAAGCCGCCAAAGTTTGGTCAGGCAATTTGAGTAAAACCGCCACTCACGCCATCGTATTTGCCCAACTTATCCCGGCAAATGGCCAATCCTGCGGACTTCACTCGTTCATTGTGCCCATTCGAGATCCAAAGACTCTCTTGCCTAAACCCAGGGTTACCATCGGTGACATGGGCGAGAAGGTAGGGCTGAACGGCTTGGACAATGGGTTCATGATCTTTGACCATTACGCCATTGAGAAATCTTGCCTCTTGAACAAGCTAGGTGATGTCAATCCACAAGGAGAGTACGTCTCACCTTTCAAGGATCCAAATCGGCGATTTGGAGCTTCATTGGGAGCTCTCTCCTCTGGACGAACTGGAATCATGACCATGGCTAATGCCAATCTTCATCTGGCCATCGTGATAGCCATGCGATATTCTGCCTCTCGACAACAATTTGGATCCAATCATCAGGGAGAAGAGCTTTCAGTTTTAGAATACCAAGCTCAACACTGCCGTTTGATGCCCATTCTAGCCTCGGCTTTTGTCCACCATGTCTTGGGAATGAGTTTCTTCCAGGATTTCATCGACTTCAACGTGCTCAAGTTAAGTAAATCCGAAGATCCGGCCATTTTGGCAGCCATGGGCATGGAAATTCACGGCATTTCTTCGGCTGGAAAACCTCTGACCAGTTGGACCGCTCAACAAGCTCTCCAAGAGTGCAGAGAAGCCTGTGGAGGTCATGGCTACCTTAAATGTGCTCGACTAGGAGATCTACGCAATGATAACGATGCGAATTGCACCTATGAAGGTGATAACAACGTCCTGCTCCAACAGACTTCCAATTGGTTGTCTACCTTGGATCCTACTTCCCCATCTCCATTGGGATCTACCTCATTCTTGGAACGTAAGAATGAGCTTGAACTAGGGAGTTTCAACTTCAGCCAGGAATCGCCTttgaacattgaggatatctTGGTGGTctatcaaatgcttttgacaAGATTGATCAAGGCCTTCAAGGAAGTCAATGCTAAGATTTTTTCGACCAATGGAGGCGATAAGTTTGATGCCCGCAATCGGTCCCAAACTTTCCTTGGGAAGACGCTATCTGTAGCCTTCATTGAGCACTTTGCTTTGAAGCGATATCATCGATGGTTGAAGGAATCGCAGAATGACCTCGACAAATTAACAACAGATGCCTTGAACAATCTGGGTCTTCTCTACGGACTCGTCCATGTGGAGCAGAAAACATCGTCTCTCTTGAAGTGTGGAATTCTTGTACGATCTAAGGATGTGGATAGAATCCACGAAGACATTATTGCAATCtgcttggccttgaaaaatGACGCTATTGTCCTGACAGACGTCCTTGCTCCATCggacttcattttgaactccAGTTTGGCCAACTTCAATGGTGACATTTACACAGACTTGGAGCAAGCCTTCACATCGGACGGGCAATGTTTCCAAAGACCCGAGTATTGGAAAAATCAGGTGGACTTCCTCAGATCCAAGCTTtaa